Genomic window (Daucus carota subsp. sativus chromosome 5, DH1 v3.0, whole genome shotgun sequence):
CTGTGAAGGCAGAGTCTTTAGTATCAAAAACGCATTCTTTTTTTAAACCCGACCCCACCCGATGCACGAATAATAGGGTTGGGTTGAAATTATTTTTCGGGGTTAACGAGTACAAATTcttataaaccaaatatatcgGGTTGGGTTGAATTTTCACCTCTAACTTGGCCACCCTACCCATGTTGAAGTTACAGTCGGTCACGATTCATGGCATACGTTTGAAAGTTTATCGTTGATTCGGGCCTGTAGGCAATCCACAGATAAAGGCCCACAATGTTTTACTCCAGGCCCACATTCGTTGCTCATCAGGTTCCTCGagactaatgaatatttatgattaaactcgACACCGAAACACCACAGAGAAGATTTCAGAATTGAAGATTATGATGGAGGCTGCCGACGAGATAGAGGATCAAGCAGATGAGCAAATCTGTGATTCATTCGTTTGTTGCGTTTGCCTGTAATTTTCTCACTTACATATTAAATCACTCTGTTTCAATTTATAATGTTCATATATAGTTTTTAATTGATTGTAATCATCCTGTGATTAGTTTTGTTATGAATCGTGTATTTGCTGTGTTTGTTGTGTATCTATGGCTTGTTTTCTAGAGAGAATTATCAAACATTAGGGtttgatggtttgattttttcGAAAGTAAACTTAAGATTATGATTTCACCTAATTGTAGATTGTTCAGTAATTATTGTTGTGATTTTGGAGGTTGACGGTTAGTATTTTAGTAGCGAAAATGGTATTTCTAGGTCGGCAGACGGTGGGATAGTTTATGTAGAAAATCAGTTAGGTTTATAGGGTACTTCTAGAGAGAATTATCAAACATTAGGGTTTAATGGTTTGATTTCTTCGAAAGTAAACTTAAGATTATGATTTCACCTAATTGTAGATTGTTCAGTAATTATTGTTGTGATTTTGGAGGTTGACGGTTAGTATTTTAGTAGCGAAAATGGTATTTCTAGGTCGGCAGACGGTGGGATAGTTTATGTAGAAAATCAGTTAGGTTTATACTTGATGATAAAATGCACTTTTGTAGGGCTTGATAAGTTCGTTTTTCTAACGAAGATCTTTGGAGTCCGTTAGAGGACAAGTAGAGGAAGAAATACTGGAATTTTGTATTTATCCTGACGTGTGCTGTTTGATATATGAAGTTTGTTTGGATGTTTGTTTCTGGTTCTGGACACATTGCGATATCGAGTGGCGTAATCTCTTTTTAAATGCAAGCTGCATGCGATTACGTTTCAGATTAGAAATCTTTATTTGTATGTTTGTGCCTGTCGGTAAATTAAAAGCTAATTGAAATATTTGATGGCTAAGATTTTCTCATTATGAATAATTAAGCTTTATAACCGGAAACTATGGATTTCTTTATGCTCTTAATTTGGGACATCACATTTGTCCCTTTAGAGGTACAACTAGTACCACGGTTGTATTCCTATCCAATTACTGCTTCGTAAATAAAAGTTATTCTgaaattctaaaataatatgttattttcGTTGCAGAGATCTCCTGTACAAGCCTATTGTTCTGGGTAAGATATTACTCTAGTGACAACTGATAAGCACTCATTGTCACATAGTACAGTGACCCAAgtctaataattaatttatttttgcagCTTGTGGCCATGTTTCCTGTTTCTGGTGTGTCCATAGATGCATGAATGGTCTTAGAGAGTCTCATTGTCCGATTTGTAGGCATCCATACCATCATTTTCCTACCATCTGTCAGATGCTTCATTTTCTGCTCTTGAAGATGTACCCCGTTACGTATAAGAGAAGGGGAACTCAAACACTAGGTAATAACCAGTCATATGAACTGCACCACTGTGTTTTGTTATGTAAATATTGAGTTCTGGTGACAATTGTTTTTTTTACCTGCTTTAGAGTATGAGAAGTCAATTGACTGCTTCTCACCAGAGATTAAAGATCCTGTACATGCAACAAGTGATAGTGAGAAATCGAATCATCAGGGTGATGCAGGCCAATTGTCCCCTACAGATGCTAGAGAACCCTCATCTTCCTTAAGTTCACTTAGAGAGGGGCAAGCTGCTGCAAACATGGAGGAACAAAGATTTCCACCATCATTTGAATGTGTTTGCTTGAACCAGCTAAAAGAAAACTCTTCTGGAGGTCTTGAAGTAACTAATAGCGATGCTGCTGAAGAAAAGTTAAAATCCGGGAAAGATAATGGAGCTCAGGTGCGGGTGTCAATTGCTGATATGCTTTGTGTAGCGTGCATTCAACTGCTGTATCGACCAGTTGTTCTTAACTGCGGACATGGTATGTTTCAGCATATGTATTGTCACTATAGATTGattaatttgttataaattGTTGCTACATTGTACTTGTAAGTGAAATGTGTTTTGCAATTTCTCATATATTTGGGGAACTATGGTTCAGTCTTCTGTGAGACTTGCATAAGCATCCCAGCAGATGAAAAACTTAGGTGCCACGTATGTCAGAGTTTGCATCCAAATGGAATCCCCAAGGTTTGTCTGGAGCTTCATCATTTTCTGGAGATCCAATTTCCTACAGAGTATGAACTTCGAAGAAACACAATAAAGCAGGTCGATTCTCAGCAAGAGGCTCCACATATAGgtatgttttaattatttttttctccaCTTTTTGCTTGCAGTTTATTTGTTTAAGTGCCCTATACACTAGTGTTACTAATATATGAAATTGAATGTAAAATGAATAGGAAATCTCAAGTAGCCacatgaattaatatttttgctgttttattttactttatcggttaatttgatattttaattctgaaacaCCACCAAAACCAGAAAGCCACACTTCCATGATCCATATTTCAGAGTTTTATCACTGACCAGAGATACTTCTGTCTGCAACTCCAAAACATATGTTTTTGAGGGATTAAGGTTGGGATTGGGGTATAGTCCTTAAAAAGATGGAATCTCTTGCTTCATTTGTGGGAAATTACTTGTGACATATTCCGGAAATTAGATTGGatgaaaaatgatttgttagAGGGGATCAAATAATAGTAGAATACCTCGTTCAACCATTATAATTCAAGGGTTAATAGTGATAGTTATATAAtctttagtttagtttaattggACTCTAATCCTTTGAGACAAACACAAGCTTAGTATTCTAGTATATGTACCTTACTACCTTATACCAATGACCAACCTCCTTCCATGAATATGATTAGCCTCTTATAGTTGTTTAATTTATTCAACTTATCTTTCTCCCttggtttaaaattattttacccTACCTTCGCTTGTGGAGACAGAAGTCAGtctaaatatttgattttgtcaTGGTGTAGCTTTAAAATTAATTCTTTGGTGCATACTCTGTTCCATCCATCACAACCGTTGAAGTATAATTTCTTGGACTGAACTTTATAAAAACATGTAGAAGTGAACACTTTGTTTCTTGAAGCAGTACGCAAAGATTACAAGTATATTGTGGAATAATTTGTCATTTTGACACATCTTTTATGCACTGtacattaatattaattatgtttttatgtTGCTTCAGGTTCAATAGAATCTAATAAACAACGTGACCATTTGTCGTTTACACCAGAAGAAAATTTCTCTCCGCCATGGGGCGATCACAACGTACATGTACATTTTGGAGTTGGTTGTGATTTTTGCGGGGTAAGATGTAATCCTTTAAGTTTTGCTTTCTTGCTAGCCAACCCATGTAGttaatttgttaatataatGGGTGTTATTTAGCTAATATGTTTCCTTTTTATATTTGAGTAGTAGCTGTTACAATATGTTCACCTTTATTTCATTGCTGCAGATGTTTCCCATAATTGGAAATAGATATAGATGCAAAGATTGTGTGGAGGCTATAGGCTTTGATCTTTGTGGTGATTGTTACAATACTAGGTCCAAGCTACCTGGCAGGTTTAATCAGCAGCACACCCCAGAACACAGTTTTGAAGTTGTTGGATCAAACTCCATACGTAGGACGATCTTGAGGCTGATAATGGGACAGGTAGAAGATGGTGCGGCTGCTCCTAATATTCCTGAAATTGACTTAGAAAACCCTGAAAATGCAATTCATCCCGCTGATGATAATGTTGAAGTGGATGGAGGAAATGAGTCGGTATCCTTTCTTATCTCAACCAGTAACCCACAGGAGCAAAGCGACGAGCAGTCACCCCCCATGTGAAATGCAACAGTGATACTCTGGACCATGGTGTCTGAGCCTTGTAGCATTGCAATTGAGCCTCATAATTTGAGCTTCTTACAAGTGTATTGCAGTTTTGCAATGCATATATGCTGAAAATTCAGTGTGAATTTGGCTATCGTATATATAATGTGAAATAAATGTTTAAGATACCTTTGTTTAATTGGTACGCTTTATGCATCTTCTCAAGAACCACCCTTTGCCCATAAAAGATTACTGTATAATTAGCATCTGTTTAAGTAACTTGTAATTTGTGCATTAATGTTAGGTGTCAGTCGACAAGTTCACTGTTACGTAGTTGCTTGCGTATATATCTTTGGAAGGAATAaataactttgttaaaattgTAGAGccatatcatataatttttacttttgTTTGTGTAGTTTTGATTCATATCGTTAGTGACAACTTCGTTTATGAATGTCCAAAATTTCGAACCAACCTAAATTTCACAATGTCAATGCGAAACCCGTCATAAATTATTCATGAATGATTTGAACacagtttgaaaattttaataactatatataatcaaaataaaaatatatgtatttaaataataaataatacatataacataATTTCTGGTTCGTTTTGTGTAACCTGAGAATGACCATTTTTGGTTAATTTTGGATTTACCAGAAATCAACGGATTCGAAAAGTTTCAAACTTCGTATACATATTTACGACTCTATAAGATTTCATCCATTCTAAAACCATACATGGTGTTTGTAAGAAAAATAAATCTTGGGTTACAGTCTTGTACACTACTAAAACACTACCCTTTTTTTTAGGAGTTATCATCTTTcgtgaacaatatttttttttaaaaaaaaatatattaaaatgatataaatattatacatttttaattCATCTTCGGCCAAAATTTTACTATTacctaaattattttattaaattaataaaatatgaaaatataacaaaattgatagaatacaAAAGGAACCCTCCTAATCTTGCAAGTGTATGCTCTGTTTATTGTTTAATAATCTCACAAAAGTTACCCCTGGTCCATGAATATATTTTGTACAAGGAAgatatttaatttcatttttggtGTCACGGATGCCTCTGTAGCCTCATACTTACACAGAGAGAGTAAATAGTATCACCTGACATGGAATTGGCTTCAGACTTAATTACCTGTGGTGCTGATGCGGGTTTTCGTGCTCTAGTTGGGTTCCTCTTTGCGATGCAGTTTCATGGTCGAAAAGTATCAAGCAGAAATAATCCATTCAAACCAAAGCACTCGGTGAcgacattttttttgtttgtgaaTAAGTTCATACTGACTTGGTTGCAGAAAGAAATTGTACCGGAAATTGGAAAGTAACCGGTGAAGAATGGATGAACATACTCTGTTCTGTAAAACCGGTGGAAATTATTAGAGCGTGTCTTGCATGTGTGATGTTCATAGAATCAGTCACTAGACTTAGACGGAGGAGGGCTTATCTTGGTGCTAAAATTGTATGTTTCTGCTATCCATTGATAATCGGGCTTGATGGACGAAAGTCATTAAAATCTCGGGATATTCAATtcggattttaaattatgctataaaatctGATGGGTATcaattagtattttaaattatgttttaaaatctgatggttttcaattgggattgtttaaaatccctTAAAATACGATGATATTCAATTTGCGATTGTTtaaagagttaattgcaaaatgcACCTCTAGACTTGGGCCCAAATGCACTTCAGTCAACATACTTTTATAAATTGCAGTTTGCATCCCCTTGATATTTAGTGCGCTGCAATGTACATCCATATCCGTGTTTAAGTGTGTTTAACGTCACTTAAGTCAGGGGTATAATAGGAAAATCAAGTTTGAACGGTCTTCTTCCCAATTTCAGCTATATATGCCCTAAAAATGTATGTATTAGCCCTaaataaataacataattttcttctcttttctagAATAGATGGCAGAGCATTGTGCCTGTGGAAACATCATTGTTGTCAAAACAGCTTGGAGAAAACATCTTTGATAAAACATAACCTACTATACACAGCTAAATCAATGAATTATCTCTAATAAAATCCTCTAATAACAGACacgatcatttttttttaacctCGATCAATGAATTATCTAGACAATACACAGCTAAATCGAGAAGTAAAAGAACGAGTAATCACCGGAGATGCGTTCGCAAGGATTCTAAATAGCTTCGTGAAGAAATTGATCGACTGAATTAACCAAATCCTCGGACGCGATGGGCGGGACAGAAGATCCGAGAGCAGAAGCAGAAGCAACATCGCGGAGCTCAAGCGACTTGGAGGAGGCGATGGAATCGCGGTTCTTGAGCATCAATCGGGCCATAATGGCGTCCATATCAGCTACCTCCCATGAATCCGGCGGGGACCCCATATCGTCAACGGATCCCGCCATGTGTGCATAGAGTACAATTTGTGTGCGCAGAGACGCGTGTTGTGTTCGAAAGAGGAGAGGAGAGATTGATAGTATTACAAAGGACAAAGTGaatctgtaatttttttaattaaccgATGATTAAGAGGTTTACtgctttaattattttaattgccGCAATTGCCATTTAATTATAAACGGCTCCGTTATCTTTTGACGGAAAAGATGTACATTGCAGCGCGCTAAAAACCAAAGGGATGCAAACTGCAATTATAAAAGTATGTTGACTAAGTGCGTTTGGGCCCAAGTTTAAGGTTgcattttgcaattaactcttgtttaaaatccattaaaatcacaCAAACTTTGATGAAAGTACCACTTTGAATCTATCTCACTAAAGTAGAATATGTTTGTGACATAATATGAAGACAATAAGTAACCTAAGGTTAACCTTAGGATTCTTATTCTCTCATATTAATATCAAATACCCAGTGCGTatccgaagggtagcggctgcgagtttctacataaaaaaaaagttatactATTTACCAATGTATGTGGTTCGACTGTTATATTGTTATCTCTATTATATTCTAGAGTTAAtttatgtgtgatacatattaACAAAATGACTTTGctgtgaaaaaatatatagtttaaGCATTATCAGCAAAGTCGTTCATATTTATACTTGTCGCAGTTGGTTTACATTCCTTTTTTCGAATTCTAGCATGTTTAATAAGTTAATCTGGGGGTGAGTCAGAGTCAAACCCGGGTGTGCggagacaacagaggataaactcaccactgggctatccaatcatgCTCAGTATAATCCAAATTTAGTTCCACTACAAaggattatattatattttactttaGATAAATTTGTAGGTTCAGTGGTCTAGGTAGCTGGGAAACTGTATTCATTCCTTACTTTCTTTGTCttgaaatgattaaaaaatatgttaatttaGAGGGGTGCATTTGATTGAGATTTTGATGAATTGTtttttatctataaattttaatgaattgtatgtgATTTAAATACATTTTAGTGTGTTTTAGAATATTAATATTCTAAAACACACTAAAATGACTCTCATCTTTTACATGAACAAAACTGAGACACAAGGACTAGAGGATTACAAATGTATGAGGAAAACTAAAAGTCCAAATGAGAAAAAATAGGTCGTGATTCACATGATGAGAGCCAATCGAGCAGAGAACTTTTAAAACTCTAACCACCAGGCCAACAAAATGGctccatataatttttcattctatGTTATTTGAAATACTACATGCCATACTATAACATTGCAACTTGTTGGACTGGTACAAGTTTGATGATGGTTCTAAACTTCTAATTACCATGATTCATTTCTGTTTGCACACAACATTTTATACTACCATTCTAATCTAAGCGCATTCTACACAGTAAGCTGGTGGTCGACATGAAGAAATGATGATCAGCATAATCATCTTAAGTCTAGCTGCCCTTAATCTTAAGTCTAGCTGCCCTTAATAATAGACTTACACAACACATTGCAACGTCACCAGAAGTCCAGAATAAACACCAATCTATAACCAAAAATGTTAACTAAACtttgtaataatattaatattccaAAACACACTAAAATGGCTCTCATCTTCTACATAAACGAAATTGAGACACAAGGACTAGAGGAATACAATTGTCCAGTATATCGCTTAAAAGCCCAAATGAGGAAAAACAGGTCAGTTCACGATGATTCACAAGATGAGAGCTAATCGACCAGAGAAATTATAAACTCTAACCACCAGGCCAAGAACCAGAATATTACTAAACAAATACTAAGTAccttttaatcaaattttccATTGAATAGTGCAATACCAATTGGAAGATAAATAAATGTGAAAAAATCCAAGAAACGATTGACAAAATATCTAGTTAATAATATCCAACGTAATAGCAAATATACGAAGTTATACGCACTTAAAATGGGTTCAAATTACAAACCCAACATGGAAACAATTAAACACATTGAAAGTGGATTCATTCCACGAAACAACATAGAAACAACTAAACACATTGAACATGAGACTATAGAAAGTGGAGCCATCCATTCCATCAAGTAATAAGTCATCATATGGTCATACATGACATAATCCAAAACATTATAAGAAAAGTTCAATCAAGATACCACTAACCTTATATCTGATCTATCTTATTCTAGTTCTTTAGCTCCACTCCGTTTGTCCCcgcaacaaaacaaaacaatttaGGATCTATGTCTTCACATCCTTCTTTCCCCCATTCGATACCGTGTGAATTTCTTATCATCACAACATCCATTTTTTCGCCGTTACTCACTCTCAATATTACTACCGCGTGATGTCTGATGTTATGACCTTCGAGGTTCCTCCCTTAAAGCCATGAAACCCTTTTCTACAAGATTTGCATCCATGGTACCTATTGCCACCCCGATATTAAAGCATCTAATTATGGACTCTGGATTTAAACCAATACTCCGGctataaaattgaattttcgACGGAAAGAGCCGAGGTCCTTTTTCTTTCCTCATGTTCTCAAATGCAGGCATATCCTGAACTTTAAACTTCAAATCCCCAACTTCAAGCTTCATCTTGTAATTCTGCAACAAACAGATTCCATAATCTCCACAATGATCGATAACAATCCCGGGATTACAACCCCAAACTTATCTATAATAATCCTAGGTTTTCCATCTTCGTCAAAACTTTCATATAGCTTTTTGACAGAATATACGGTTTTCCATCTTCGTCAAAACTTTCATATAGCTTTTTGACAGAATATACCCAATCCAGCAGTTCTTTGGAAGAACACATTGATCTTTCATCATATGATTCTTTGTTATTAGCAGAGGCGGATCCTGAGAGGATATAGCTTTTTGACAGAATATACCCAATCCAGCAGTTCTTTGGAAGAACACATTGATCTTTCATCATATGATTCTTTGTTATTAGCAGAGGCGGATCCTGAGAGGGGCAAGAGGGGTCAGTCGACCCACTTAAATTTTTGTccctaattttatataattacaatgtcgtgcaacggtaaaaaattacataatctgaatattaaaattttgttttctatgtTATCATTCTGGTGTCAACCATTCTAATAAAGGTGGACATGACTTATTTATGTTGTGCAACGGcaaaaaattacttaatatgaatattaaatttttttatatccaTCCGATTAATCAtcgttacaaaattatatatgaccTACCTTACTTTCGGAGCTGAATCCGTTACTGGTTATTAGTGATCATCAAGTTAATCCCTGTCCAATCGGTTATTGCTAgacaagaaaaaaataaaaacacggGGCATTAGACCAATGTAATATGAAAGGGCATATGATCGTAATATGAACCCTAATCAAAATGAGTTAACATTGTAAAATATTGGAGTTGTCACTACAAATGATAAAACAGGTTAAaattaacaattatatataagcTAATCCAAATACTCTTGTGTATACAGCAAAGGAAAGGAGAGACAAGTCTCTTCTACATGTAACATCTACCTTCGATGTCACAGCAGAGTATCTGCAATGAATTCTAGCTATGTTTAAGAGTATGAGTTTGTTGCTATCTTCTGATTTTTAGCCTACCCTAACTTTCTTAAGAAGAAATTCGTCATTTTAAGGTATCAGATATTTTTTGCTTAAACCTTTATCGCTTGTTGATGATATAATTGTTGCATGCTTTACAAAATTAACGTTATATGTGTGGTTGTGCgtattaaaattgaattttgacTTTGGAGCTATCAATGGTTCATGTTAATAGAATTTGGTTGTTTAATGTGCTATAGGGTAATGAGGAATTAGATCATGTTCAACAAAGATGGACATTGTGAAAAGGACGAAAACCTGTTAACAAGATTGCAGCACATCAATCTAGCATTTCATTTTGAAGTAGAAAAATAAGTCAATGGAACttttctcagctttttaaagaTTTAGCAGGACTGCTGGGTTGTGGAGGATAAAGGCATTATAAAAGTAAGTTCAATGCAAGATGCAAAATAACTATagttattgttataatttagcaccaaaaagtgttttttattgctaaaatagaatttcaactccaatgctagatgcattttacatccaaataattccaaatttaaataattttagtatCTCTCTCCTAAACTTTATTTAAAGTTCACCACTATATATACCAATTATAGTTAGTTGATGATGTGGGCTGGATGCATAaatgcatccttggtttcaaatttagaaccaaggatgcatatatgcatatttgcatccaaatatagaacCCCATTGGAGTTGGGATTTTtagcatttgatttcaaattatagaaatGGCAGCACTTATAACTTTGCACTAGTGAATAAAACGCGCTTCGCGCGagtgagaaaaatataaaaatataaaatattttaaacatccTTATGATCTATAATATCCAAGtccttttattttgtgtttgttgtgagaatataaaaagatattgaTAGTTATAAAAAGTGTAATAGTGACTCAAACATTTAGCTATATTGCAATTTAATTGATTCTTTTTTAGCAAAtgcaaattaaaacaaaacaaacacctCCTTTGGAACAcccaaaaaaaagaagcaaataAACAGAAATCTAAACCACATGTAAAAACTATGAAAGTAAAGCCCCGCTTGGGTAAGACTTGTGCacacaattttttgtttttctaaatCCTGAATTCCTTCCTATACACATGTACCACCTCTTTCTATACTTTAGATTTGTCATCATAAATTAAAGTTCAACCAAAACTAAACCAAGTGAATCTACGTAGCTTTTGCTCTGCCTTCTGATTGCTGCAAGCAGATCATTCTTTGATCTTCCACTTTAATTATGACTATCCGCTGCATTAGATGAATTTGCTCATCTAGTTTAATCTCAACTATTTGCTTCCTCTATAAACTCTGGTTGACATGTCAATAAAGGAgtaatgatttaatttttttgccaaaagGAGTAAGGCTTTTGGAAATAAagagtatataattataattgaaaatgaAGGAGTAATGTACTCAGTGTACGCTTAAATGCCTTGTAAATGATAGTAATGATTTAGTCGGTGTCAAAGTCCACAAAGAAGATCTGTAGAGGTTGAGGTGCACAATATAATTTACAAGTACTATCATGTTGCAGAACTCACCACACTTTAACCATAGTCACTCAATTGCACATAGATATGAtgcttataataatataaaactgcGGAACAGATGTAGTTACCTCAATGACATATCTTGATGTTTGTTCTTGTCAAGCCATATATCTTTGTTCCTATTTACAACCACTATTGAATGAAGCATcagaattttaaaaacaaagcCAATTGAAGAGTAATATTTTCCGGTCCTAgcctgaaattttaaaaattggctCAATATAGCAAGACCGGttgttaatatttataactaTCATCTACTAAaactatgtaaaaaaaattctattaaatTGATACCAAAGTAGTCAAAGCTGTTGTTCCACAGAAGTCATAGACAGTGCATTGATCAACAAGAGCTTAGTTAGCAAGTAAAAATGCCTTATGATGAGAATTTCCTAGGTCTTCTAATAATTGATCATTGTTTAAAGCCTGGATTTTTTTCATACTTCAAAGTAACACGCTCATACTTAAGAGGTTCAACCTTCTTTTCCATCTCAGAAGCTTGATCCTTGGCCATATTAAGACTACGCTCTGAAATCTCAAGATCACCTCTCTGTGATTCTATTGACATTTCCAGTAATCCCACTTTTTCTTTAAGAGAAACAATTTCTAATTCTGCATCATGCAATCGACCATTACTTTCCACTAACTGTTTCATGATCGAGTCCAAAGGCTCTGATGCATTTTTTTTCCAGCAGGTTTGTTTCTGAGCATAAGAGTGAATAAACATTttgctattttttaatttaattgactaattttgaGTAAATGAGAGCGACAcctcgtataattttaaaattaaggaaAAAATATGCATAAAGATGCACTAACCTCGCAACCATCCCCCAGGCCTGAAAAAAACTTTGCAGCACCATTTGCATCACACAAAGATCCAAAAGATAGCAGACCTGTTGACCAGAAATAATGTAACGTTGGGATCGGGGAAAATCTGACAGTAAGTTCCAGCCATGTATGCAAACCAAAACCCGATCCCAGCCGAGGCACTAAACACATACCAGCTAAATCCATTTTAACACAACACATACTATTGCAGCATAACAGATGTCGCATGTAAGACCATGCCTCCCCTTACGGACGACACCATGTTAAAACAGAGAATCATAGCACACCCGATTGGTCTGCAGATGGCACCAAAAACCACTGCAAAGCACTGTAAGTCAACCAATGCGTATCACAATTAATAAGCTGCTGGAAAAATAaagagttaattaattaaattacaaaaataggAAAATTAGGTGGAAAGGATTGAAAGATTCCACGTCATCCTCTCAAGAATCTCTGCCATCGCTCTTTTTTGTCACTGGTTTCTCACAAGTCAGAAGATGGCCTCAAGCAGCATGAAAAACCCAAATCCCCTCTTCTGCAAAGAGgccattataatttaataatcagtgaattatatttataactaaatGTTTGATTTGTAATAAGCTTTATTGTGCTTGAAAATAACTGTTCCAGAAGCTATTGTACTTCCAGCTGAGTTTTGACCCTATCCTACTTGTCTAATAGAGAAAGAAATGTTTTTATTTGATTCCTCATAGATTATTTCTACAAATCTGACATCCACAATTACTTCAAGCATGAAAGAGTAGTCTATCATCAATTATTCATAAGGTAGTAACTGAATAAACCAATATACAGATGTTACTTACCTGTGCCGCAGTTCGGTATATGTTGTGAGTGGTAGAATTAAAAGTCTTGGGAATATATTCAGTTCCCCACTCAATGATCTCTTTAACTTGATTAAGCTCACATGCATCTTCATATTTTTCACTATAAGTAACAGAATCTAACATGTTGCAGATAAGTCACATAATCAT
Coding sequences:
- the LOC108224034 gene encoding WEB family protein At5g16730, chloroplastic isoform X2 gives rise to the protein MRHLLCCNSMCCVKMDLAGLLSFGSLCDANGAAKFFSGLGDGCEKQTCWKKNASEPLDSIMKQLVESNGRLHDAELEIVSLKEKVGLLEMSIESQRGDLEISERSLNMAKDQASEMEKKVEPLKYERVTLKYEKNPGFKQ
- the LOC108219773 gene encoding E3 ubiquitin-protein ligase PRT1; its protein translation is MMEAADEIEDQADEQICDSFVCCVCLDLLYKPIVLACGHVSCFWCVHRCMNGLRESHCPICRHPYHHFPTICQMLHFLLLKMYPVTYKRRGTQTLEYEKSIDCFSPEIKDPVHATSDSEKSNHQGDAGQLSPTDAREPSSSLSSLREGQAAANMEEQRFPPSFECVCLNQLKENSSGGLEVTNSDAAEEKLKSGKDNGAQVRVSIADMLCVACIQLLYRPVVLNCGHVFCETCISIPADEKLRCHVCQSLHPNGIPKVCLELHHFLEIQFPTEYELRRNTIKQVDSQQEAPHIGSIESNKQRDHLSFTPEENFSPPWGDHNVHVHFGVGCDFCGMFPIIGNRYRCKDCVEAIGFDLCGDCYNTRSKLPGRFNQQHTPEHSFEVVGSNSIRRTILRLIMGQVEDGAAAPNIPEIDLENPENAIHPADDNVEVDGGNESVSFLISTSNPQEQSDEQSPPM